The proteins below are encoded in one region of Candidatus Methylomirabilis tolerans:
- a CDS encoding elongation factor Tu, translating to MVMPGDNVSLAVELIQPIAMEKELRFAIREGGRTVGAGVVSEVVE from the coding sequence ATGGTCATGCCGGGGGATAACGTGAGCCTCGCGGTCGAACTGATTCAACCGATTGCCATGGAGAAGGAGCTGCGTTTCGCGATCCGCGAGGGGGGCCGCACCGTGGGGGCCGGCGTGGTGAGCGAGGTGGTGGAGTAG
- the rpmG gene encoding 50S ribosomal protein L33, translated as MREIITLACGECKRRNYTTTKSKQNTPDRVELSKYCRWCRKHTAHKEAK; from the coding sequence ATGCGTGAGATAATTACATTGGCTTGTGGTGAGTGTAAAAGGCGAAATTATACAACGACGAAGAGCAAACAGAACACGCCGGATAGAGTTGAGTTGAGCAAATACTGTCGTTGGTGCCGCAAGCACACCGCCCACAAGGAAGCCAAGTAA